One window of Rhinolophus ferrumequinum isolate MPI-CBG mRhiFer1 chromosome 26, mRhiFer1_v1.p, whole genome shotgun sequence genomic DNA carries:
- the PPP1R3A gene encoding protein phosphatase 1 regulatory subunit 3A isoform X2 gives MFYLHYLTYLLQKKILCNNFKYGKRYWSQPSVFPGLHKEQEPKSVKPREEVPNRQIRGCLKIKSSKEESSVISYENNFENSKITDTYIPTIVCTHEEKEDLETSNQNVKAVNRKHEKHDEKELELMIKQRLIRSTASEDEKNMFSTNPVNFPNKAEGLQEKHVQDEAYTDLFKRTLSPGSSAERSLKGDFHCNEKYSSGNECSHQSSKDITSDKRELKPSLGNTSGDEFMQLHVSNREALDDNANPAQERGRAQIACPSSDQLMAGNLIKKQEGGAEKIKIKDWDCSRRDFHLEESIAKGPSKKDCGNGKNEKEKQRMHVGDNEKQSNNCQSILHDQEKMSHSDISVGGVGASSRELSVLLSQDSMTPEQVIRADSFHPPRRNPSWGEAVLTTPGHALSTNKGTALGGQVCSSRNGNVSRHDYVFQVEEENLGWMNPEDHNKNKQHKQYWNFRESQAKARENKTNKTEKTKGQTDCEDMREKRNNTKSLKAKPAELFTCQETVSCELSSLADHGLAEKAEAGTAYIIKTTSENTLESMSAREKAIIAKLPQETARSDRPIEVKETVFDPHEGRNDDSHYSLCQGDTAGVIYDNNFEKESCLGICNVHVDEMEKEETVSMYNPGKTHDRKKHGIGNRTSVEESLQVVTSNKKAASELDLHLGMLPTDKKIFPENRDHGQVQELSKEMDIDTVTHSALNSDTKRASQKGSHISSHHAKTSLSSYEQAIAGKNTITTTTLQSSPAKSEHNCNPASETHGIEKCPHPGSIPEEVSTSSGTEMSGSRRERRGDQIFQRGEGSNVGKSLGPMILISEATENMEEERHKNEGLINSRQSLCFSGDRESESSTSPNLPAQESQAQSSESLLLKYTNSKIPYVILFLIFLVTIYQYDLMIGLAFYLFSLYWLSWEGGRQKESVKKK, from the exons TAAAGAAGAATCATCAGTAATATCATATGAGAATAACTTTGAGAATTCAAAGATTACAG ATACCTATATCCCAACAATTGTTTGTACTCATGAGGAGAAGGAAGACTTGGAAACCAGTAATCAAAATGTAAAAGCCGTAAACAGGAAACATGAAAAACATGATGAAAAAGAGTTAGAATTGATG ataAAGCAACGCTTAATAAGAAGTACTGCTTCCGAAGATGAAAAGAACATGTTTTCAACAAATCCAGTcaattttccaaataaagcaGAGGGGTTACAGGAGAAGCATGTCCAGGATGAAGCATACACTGACTTGTTTAAAAGGACTTTGTCTCCAGGTTCATCAGCAGAAAGGTCTTTAAAGGGAGATTTTCACTGCAATGAAAAATATTCCTCGGGAAATGAGTGTAGTCATCAATCTTCAAAGGACATTACTTCAGATAAGAGAGAACTCAAGCCGTCACTGGGAAATACCAGTGGTGATGAATTCATGCAACTACATGTCAGCAACAGAGAAGCACTGGATGATAACGCTAATCCAGCCCAAGAGAGAGGCAGAGCGCAGATAGCTTGTCCCTCCTCAGATCAGCTAATGGCAGGCAACCTTATTAAAAAACAGGAAGGAGGagctgagaaaattaaaataaaagattgggACTGTTCAAGAAGAGATTTCCATTTGGAAGAATCAATAGCAAAGGGACCTTCCAAGAAAGATTGTGGGAATGGTAAGAATGAGAAGGAGAAGCAAAGAATGCACGTAGGTGATAATGAGAAACAAAGCAACAATTGTCAATCAATCCTCCATGACCAAGAAAAGATGAGCCACTCTGACATAAGTGTGGGAGGGGTAGGAGCGAGTAGTAGAGAACTAAGTGTTCTGCTGAGTCAAGATAGCATGACTCCTGAACAGGTCATCCGAGCAGATTCATTTCATCCCCCAAGGAGAAATCCAAGTTGGGGAGAAGCTGTGTTAACAACCCCAGGGCATGCTCTCTCGACTAATAAAGGCACTGCTTTAGGAGGTCAAGTTTGTTCATCAAGAAATGGGAATGTTTCGAGGCATGATTATGTTTTCCAAGTTGAAGAAGAGAATTTAGGTTGGATGAATCCTGAAgatcacaataaaaacaaacagcacAAACAATATTGGAATTTTCGGGAAAGTCAGGCAAAAGCAAGagagaataagacaaataaaacagagaagacaaaagGACAAACAGATTGTGAAGACATGcgggaaaaaagaaataacacaaagAGTCTGAAAGCTAAGCCTGCAGAATTGTTTACCTGCCAAGAAACAGTGAGCTGTGAACTGTCTTCTCTAGCTGATCATGGTCTTGCTGAGAAAGCAGAAGCAGGTACAGCTTATATAATTAAGACAACATCAGAAAATACTCTAGAAAGCATGTCTGCTAGAGAAAAAGCAATAATTGCTAAGCTACCTCAAGAGACAGCACGCAGTGACAGGCCCATCGAGGTAAAGGAAACTGTGTTTGATCCACATGAAGGGAGAAATGATGACTCACATTATAGCCTTTGTCAAGGAGACACAGCAGGTGTAATCTATGacaacaattttgaaaaggaatcATGTTTAGGTATTTGTAATGTACATGTAGAtgaaatggagaaggaagaaacCGTATCTATGTATAATCCTGGGAAGACACATGACAGGAAGAAACATGGCATTGGAAACAGAACATCTGTAGAAGAATCCTTACAGGTCGTTACAAGCAATAAAAAAGCAGCCTCAGAACTGGATTTGCACTTGGGAATGTTAccaacagacaaaaaaatattcCCAGAAAATAGAGATCATGGGCAGGTCCAAGAATTATCAAAGGAAATGGACATTGATACGGTTACTCATTCTGCTTTAAACTCAGACACAAAGAGAGCGTCTCAGAAGGGCTCTCACATTTCCAGTCACCACGCTAAAACTTCACTGTCATCCTATGAACAGGCAATTGCTGGAAAGAATACAATTACTACCACGACTCTCCAATCTAGTCCTGCTAAATCAGAACATAATTGTAATCCCGCAAGTGAAACCCATGGTATTGAGAAGTGTCCACATCCTGGGTCTATACCTGAAGAAGTTTCCACAAGTTCAGGAACAGAGATGTCaggcagcaggagagaaaggCGTGGAGACCAGATTTTCCAGCGAGGAGAAGGCAGTAATGTAGGAAAATCTCTAGGGCCAATGATTTTAATCAGCGAAGCTACTGAGAATATGGAAGAAGAAAGGCATAAAAATGAAGGATTAATCAACTCCAGACAATCACTGTGCTTTTCAGGTGACAGAGAATCTGAGAGCTCTACTTCTCCTAATCTCCCTGCCCAGGAAAGTCAAGCTCAAAGCAGTGAATCTCTGCTTTTGAAATACACCAACTCTAAAATACCTTATGTCATTTTGTTTCTGATATTTCTTGTAACCATCTACCAATACGACTTAATGATCGGCTTGGCATTCTACCTTTTTTCATTGTACTGGCTatcctgggaaggagggagacaaAAAGAGTCTGTCAAAAAGAAGTAA